One segment of Candidatus Nitrospira nitrosa DNA contains the following:
- a CDS encoding HU family DNA-binding protein, translating into MTKEELIAKMAASAGITKVAAGTALEAFTGAVTSSLKKGQRVSLVNFGTFTISKRKARMGRNPRTGASLRIPAAKVPKFSAGKELRIAVK; encoded by the coding sequence ATGACAAAGGAAGAGCTGATCGCGAAGATGGCCGCTTCGGCTGGAATTACCAAAGTCGCGGCGGGAACTGCCCTTGAAGCATTCACCGGTGCAGTCACCTCCTCACTGAAGAAGGGGCAACGTGTCTCCCTCGTCAATTTTGGCACCTTTACGATTTCCAAGCGAAAAGCACGCATGGGAAGAAACCCGAGAACAGGCGCGTCACTTCGGATACCGGCGGCGAAAGTACCAAAGTTTTCAGCCGGAAAAGAGCTGCGCATCGCAGTAAAGTAG
- a CDS encoding helix-turn-helix domain-containing protein, translated as MPTSPATYNIVLLTTDTSVHAQVQQIFMNSSISMFPDAATFHSAASNHQQMDVLIEEVSDTQGPVAPKPDHLDFTRTLFIQGSRAVLRQTLTMIQTMLTSTNPEVSKTRDGSLENYLEVKMGEFVKGMRNGAARNLHPILISAVERPLITSALQETRGNQIQAAELLGLNRNTLRKKIVNLHIPLKQTKLRASRSA; from the coding sequence ATGCCAACATCACCAGCGACTTACAATATCGTATTGCTTACGACGGACACGTCCGTCCATGCGCAGGTTCAACAAATTTTTATGAACTCCTCCATCAGCATGTTCCCTGATGCCGCCACCTTTCACAGCGCAGCATCGAACCATCAGCAGATGGATGTCCTCATTGAGGAAGTATCCGACACCCAAGGACCTGTCGCTCCAAAACCCGATCACCTTGATTTCACTCGTACCCTTTTCATTCAGGGTTCACGCGCCGTCTTACGACAAACCTTGACGATGATCCAAACCATGCTCACATCAACCAACCCTGAGGTGAGCAAAACCCGTGACGGGTCTCTCGAAAATTATTTGGAAGTGAAAATGGGCGAATTCGTCAAAGGGATGCGCAACGGGGCCGCAAGAAACCTTCACCCCATCCTCATCTCCGCCGTGGAGCGCCCGCTCATCACATCGGCACTACAAGAAACGCGAGGCAACCAGATTCAGGCGGCCGAGTTGCTTGGACTGAACCGGAACACGTTGCGAAAAAAGATCGTGAATCTGCATATCCCGCTGAAACAGACCAAGTTGAGGGCAAGTCGTAGTGCGTGA
- a CDS encoding RrF2 family transcriptional regulator, translating into MKMSKRATYGILAAVDIAINATEAPIQARAVSRRQGIPLRFLEQVLHAMKNAGLVESHRGAQGGYLLSREPAAISLADIFESLEGPVFHRTLGDPRARNRHVTRPELLLDDVWEKVQEAERKVLESVTIEQLATNQRSIDAQRNPMYHI; encoded by the coding sequence ATGAAGATGTCCAAGCGCGCAACCTATGGGATTTTGGCAGCTGTTGATATTGCAATCAATGCCACTGAGGCGCCCATTCAAGCGAGGGCTGTCTCACGACGTCAGGGGATCCCACTTCGCTTTCTTGAGCAGGTTCTTCATGCCATGAAGAACGCCGGTCTTGTAGAAAGCCATCGAGGGGCACAAGGAGGCTATCTTCTGTCGCGCGAGCCGGCAGCCATCTCACTTGCCGACATATTCGAATCCTTGGAAGGGCCTGTTTTTCATCGAACCCTTGGCGATCCGCGAGCACGAAACCGGCATGTGACAAGGCCTGAACTTCTGCTGGATGACGTGTGGGAGAAGGTGCAAGAGGCAGAGCGAAAAGTTCTGGAAAGCGTCACGATCGAACAGCTGGCTACGAACCAACGGTCTATCGATGCTCAACGCAATCCCATGTACCACATTTGA
- a CDS encoding sulfurtransferase TusA family protein: MNRVDSLTIPHIETKPIPPAILEEIETFETEAMRTLAGDISTDLFKPFRLQYGIYGQRQPGVQMVRVKIPFGGITANQLRRVAELADRYATGVGHVTTRQDIQLHFVELKDVPTIMRGLAEVGLTTREACANTVRNVTACHLAGVCQGEVFDVTPYAKTVAYHLLRNPLNQSLPRKFKIAFSGCAHDCALTPIHDIGLLAVKRADGIIGFRMVAGGGLGSTPRIAQLLRDFTPMEELIPSIEAVIKVFDTLGNRKNRNKARMKFVIDKLGFDEFKRRWEAAYASMGHALPKNGAIALLPYEDAPPALIMPTRNGVANGNGNGNGTHPVGQETPFEMWKRTNVVRQKQDGYVTAAIKLFMGDITSQQLLFVADLAERYSNGNLRTTINQNLVIRWISADQIPHLYEDLASRGLADPGAELVEDIIACPGTDTCGLGITSSKGLARALAEVFPAGRVPEDLAGVDIKISGCHNSCAQHHISTIGLHGVGKRIGEHVAPHYELHLGGSVNGAARIGQMIVKLPAKAVPAALSHLIDVYRRDRQANEGLPKFIARAGKIKLKDELIPYTIVPSYEADATFYYDWEGEDEFILEDLGPGECAGGALEMIENGILEADQELYQAKLLVEKHQYSVSVNKSYRAVLAAAKAMLVTEGLEPSTDSETFIEFDSRIAQKGVIPAQYRELNKKVGDLGPKDTSGESAREKMAFAKGFVEACRAATEQMGKDLKLAPVQETAVPVQEVAAAVTPIATEVKPATPAPTGAPVYDLRGVACPMNYVKTKLKLEMMDAGEKLEVWLDAGEPIKNVPMSLKNDGHKVLIQEALEAEASHYRILVEKVEG, from the coding sequence ATGAATCGGGTCGATTCTCTTACCATTCCGCACATTGAAACGAAACCCATCCCGCCTGCCATCCTGGAGGAAATCGAAACCTTTGAAACCGAGGCGATGCGGACGTTGGCAGGAGACATTTCGACGGACCTGTTTAAACCCTTCCGGCTTCAATATGGCATCTATGGTCAACGCCAGCCGGGGGTCCAGATGGTGCGGGTCAAGATTCCGTTCGGTGGAATTACGGCGAACCAACTCCGCCGAGTGGCAGAACTAGCAGACCGCTACGCGACGGGCGTTGGTCATGTCACAACCAGGCAAGACATTCAGCTGCACTTTGTCGAGCTCAAAGATGTGCCGACCATCATGCGCGGTCTGGCTGAAGTCGGCCTGACCACTCGCGAGGCCTGTGCGAATACCGTACGAAATGTGACCGCATGTCATCTGGCGGGTGTGTGCCAAGGCGAAGTCTTCGACGTGACGCCGTATGCAAAGACGGTTGCGTACCATTTACTGCGTAACCCATTAAACCAAAGTTTGCCGCGAAAGTTTAAAATCGCCTTTTCCGGCTGTGCCCACGATTGTGCCCTCACGCCGATCCATGACATCGGTTTACTGGCGGTGAAGCGAGCGGACGGTATCATCGGCTTTCGTATGGTGGCCGGTGGAGGCCTGGGTTCCACGCCTCGGATTGCCCAGCTGCTCAGAGACTTCACCCCGATGGAGGAACTGATTCCAAGCATCGAGGCGGTCATCAAGGTCTTCGATACCCTCGGCAACCGGAAGAACCGGAACAAAGCCCGCATGAAGTTTGTGATCGATAAACTAGGTTTTGATGAATTCAAGCGACGATGGGAGGCCGCCTACGCTTCAATGGGGCACGCACTTCCGAAAAACGGCGCTATCGCTTTACTGCCCTATGAGGATGCGCCTCCAGCCCTCATCATGCCGACTCGCAACGGTGTCGCCAATGGAAATGGGAACGGGAATGGAACGCATCCGGTCGGCCAAGAAACCCCATTTGAGATGTGGAAGCGGACCAATGTGGTCCGGCAAAAGCAGGATGGGTATGTAACGGCGGCGATCAAGCTCTTCATGGGTGATATTACTTCGCAGCAACTCTTATTTGTCGCGGATCTGGCTGAACGGTACTCCAACGGGAATCTTCGCACCACGATTAATCAGAACCTGGTGATCCGCTGGATTTCCGCCGATCAGATCCCACACCTCTATGAGGACCTGGCGTCTCGCGGATTGGCTGATCCAGGCGCTGAACTCGTAGAAGACATCATTGCCTGTCCGGGAACCGATACGTGTGGGCTGGGCATCACGTCATCCAAAGGGTTGGCGAGAGCATTAGCCGAGGTGTTTCCTGCCGGGCGGGTACCGGAAGATTTGGCGGGGGTGGATATCAAAATCAGTGGTTGCCACAATTCCTGCGCTCAGCACCATATCTCCACGATCGGGTTGCATGGAGTTGGTAAGCGAATCGGTGAACATGTCGCGCCGCACTATGAATTGCACCTCGGCGGGTCGGTCAATGGCGCGGCCAGGATTGGTCAGATGATCGTGAAGCTGCCGGCAAAAGCGGTTCCAGCGGCGCTCTCCCATTTGATCGACGTGTATCGGCGTGATCGTCAGGCGAATGAAGGCCTACCGAAATTCATTGCCCGTGCGGGAAAGATCAAGCTGAAGGACGAATTGATTCCCTACACGATCGTCCCGTCTTACGAAGCGGATGCCACCTTCTATTACGACTGGGAAGGGGAAGATGAGTTTATTCTTGAGGACCTCGGCCCTGGTGAATGTGCCGGCGGCGCACTGGAGATGATTGAAAACGGCATTCTGGAGGCGGATCAAGAGCTGTATCAAGCCAAGTTACTGGTCGAAAAGCATCAGTATTCTGTGTCGGTCAATAAATCGTATCGCGCCGTGTTGGCTGCCGCCAAGGCGATGTTGGTGACCGAGGGGCTTGAACCGTCGACTGACTCAGAAACCTTCATTGAATTTGACAGTCGGATTGCGCAGAAAGGGGTCATCCCTGCGCAGTATCGCGAACTCAATAAAAAGGTCGGCGATCTCGGGCCAAAAGACACGTCTGGTGAATCGGCACGTGAGAAGATGGCATTTGCCAAAGGCTTCGTCGAGGCCTGCCGTGCCGCAACGGAACAGATGGGGAAAGATTTGAAGCTTGCCCCGGTTCAGGAGACGGCGGTTCCTGTACAGGAAGTCGCCGCAGCGGTAACTCCAATCGCCACCGAGGTGAAGCCGGCGACTCCGGCTCCGACCGGTGCGCCGGTCTACGACCTCCGTGGCGTCGCCTGTCCAATGAACTATGTGAAGACCAAGCTGAAGCTCGAAATGATGGATGCGGGAGAGAAACTGGAAGTCTGGTTAGATGCGGGAGAGCCAATCAAGAACGTGCCGATGAGCCTCAAGAACGACGGACATAAGGTATTGATCCAAGAGGCCTTGGAGGCGGAAGCATCGCACTATCGGATTCTGGTTGAGAAGGTCGAAGGGTAA
- a CDS encoding phosphoadenylyl-sulfate reductase gives MTVSGQSEQLAELQAWGASFETKQPQDVLTAAIERYGNIVLACSFGAEDVVLVDMVHRINPSVPLFYLDTDFLFPETYATRDQIVERYRLKPAQVIQGKSLLTPEQQARQYGEALWATKPGADQCCQLRKVEPLTRVLQGYDAWITGIRRDQAPSRANAGLIEWDDKFKLVKVNPLARWSWTDVWTYIKIYEVPYNPLHDQNYPSIGCTHCTKPVMPGQDPRSGRWQGNAKTECGLHKS, from the coding sequence GTGACAGTGAGCGGTCAATCCGAACAGCTTGCAGAACTTCAGGCCTGGGGTGCCTCGTTTGAGACGAAGCAACCCCAAGATGTCCTGACGGCTGCCATCGAGCGATACGGGAACATTGTCCTCGCGTGCAGCTTCGGGGCCGAGGACGTGGTTCTTGTCGACATGGTACATCGCATCAATCCCTCGGTTCCGTTGTTTTATCTCGATACCGATTTTTTATTTCCTGAAACCTATGCCACGCGAGATCAGATTGTCGAAAGGTATCGACTAAAGCCGGCACAGGTGATTCAAGGGAAATCGTTGCTGACGCCTGAGCAGCAGGCCAGGCAGTATGGGGAAGCGCTTTGGGCAACCAAGCCTGGAGCTGATCAGTGCTGTCAATTAAGAAAGGTTGAGCCGTTGACTCGTGTGCTGCAGGGGTACGATGCATGGATCACCGGAATTAGGCGCGATCAAGCCCCGTCTAGAGCCAATGCTGGATTGATCGAATGGGACGACAAGTTCAAGTTGGTCAAGGTCAACCCACTGGCGCGATGGAGCTGGACCGATGTTTGGACCTACATCAAGATCTACGAAGTTCCCTACAACCCACTGCATGATCAGAATTACCCCAGCATTGGCTGCACCCATTGCACGAAACCAGTGATGCCGGGGCAAGATCCTCGATCCGGCCGTTGGCAGGGTAATGCCAAAACCGAGTGCGGGCTTCATAAGTCGTAA